The DNA region CCCGACGCCGACCGCCACGGCATCGTCACCGCCGACGGGTTGATGAACCCCAACCACTACCTCGCCGTCATGATCGACTACCTCTTCCAGAACCGCCCTGACTGGAGCGCGGACGCGGGAGTCGGCAAGACACTCGTTTCCAGCGCCCTGATCGACCGGGTGGCGGCAGGCATCGGGCGACGGCTGGTGGAGGTGCCCGTCGGCTTCAAATACTTCGTGGAGGGCCTGCTCACCGGCTCCCTGGGCTTCGGCGGCGAGGAGTCGGCTGGCGCGAGCTTCCTGCGCATGAACGGGGGTGCGTGGAGCACCGACAAGGACGGCCTCATCCCCGGCCTTCTCGCCGCCGAGATCACGGCGAAGACGGGGCAGACGCCCAGCCAGCGCTTCGCCGCTCTCACCCAGAAGTACGGTTCCACCGCCTACGACCGCCAGGACGCCCCCGCCAACTCCGAGCAGAAGAAGGTGCTCGCCAACCTCTCCCCGGAGCAGGTCACCGCCTCCACCCTGGCGGGCGACCCCATCACCGCCAAGCTCACCCGCGCGCCCGGCAACAACGAGCCCATCGGCGGGCTGAAGGTGACGACCGAACACGCCTGGTTCGCCGCCCGCCCCAGCGGCACCGAGGACGTGTACAAGATTTACGCGGAGAGCTTCAAGGGCGAGGGCCACCTCAGACAGGTCATGGAGGAGGCGCGTGAGGTCGTCGCGGCGGCTTTTCAGGCAGGAGGGGCGGCGTGAGCGTGCCGGGAGAGCACACCGTCATCACCCGCGAGGAGATCACGGGCGTCGAGTTCGACTGGTTCGCCACCGACGAGCGCGGGCACGTCGCGCAATTCCTGGCGGCGGGCGACCCCCACGTCCCGGAGGCGGCGCTGGCGTCCGAGGAACTTCTGGAAGCGGTCCACGTCTGGATCGACACCCGCCCCGAGCGCGAGGAGCCCAACGCCCCGGCGGGAGGGTTCGACGACCATCTCACGCCGCCGCAGCGCCGGGGCGCCTACGTGTACGACCACGTGCCGGGCGAGCCGGGCGTCTACCGCCTGGTCGCGGCGCCGCGCACCCCCATCGGGCTCTCCGAGATGCCCGGGCCCATGCAGGCGTACCTGCGGACGCTCACCCTCTCCCTGCCCCTCGGCACGCCCCGATTGCGCGTCCACGAGGACGGGGGGGTGGAGGAGGGCTGACCGGCGGCCCGACCACACAGTTGCTGTCCTTGCGCCGCCTTCCCCCGGCGGGGTATACTCCTCAGGTTGAAAACTGACCGGGACAGGGTTGCACCGGAAAGTTTCTCGGCACGCGCGCCGCTCTTCTTTCTCGTCCATAACCGATGCTGACGGTCCAGGCACGGCGCGTCGATCACCTCGGGTCCCAGGTTCTTCAAGCCTCAGGCCCTCCAACCCGTGCCTGCCCCCAGGAGTGGGCGGGCCTCCGCACAAGACTTCTCTGTCAAGACTAGGAGTGATTGCCCTGCCTACCGTTCAACAACTGCTCCGCAAGGGGCGCGCCGTCCTGCCCAAGAAGAGCAAGGTTCCGGCCCTCAAGGGAAGCCCCTTCCGCCGTGGGGTCTGCACCGTCGTGAAGACCACCACCCCCAAGAAGCCCAACTCGGCGCTGCGCAAGATCGCCCGCGTCCGGCTCTCCAGCGGCTTCGAGGTCACGGCGTACATCCCCGGCGAAGGCCACAACCTCCAGGAGCACAGCGTCGTGCTGATCCGTGGCGGCCGTGTGAAGGACCTGCCCGGCGTGCGTTACCACATCGTGCGCGGCTCGCTCGACACCCAGGGCGTGAAGGACCGCAACAAGAGCCGCAGCAAGTACGGCACCAAGAAGCCCAAGGCGGGCGCCGCTGCCGCCGCTGGCAAGAAGAAGTAACCCCGTTACTAGG from Deinococcus aetherius includes:
- the rpsL gene encoding 30S ribosomal protein S12; protein product: MPTVQQLLRKGRAVLPKKSKVPALKGSPFRRGVCTVVKTTTPKKPNSALRKIARVRLSSGFEVTAYIPGEGHNLQEHSVVLIRGGRVKDLPGVRYHIVRGSLDTQGVKDRNKSRSKYGTKKPKAGAAAAAGKKK